A genomic region of Kluyveromyces marxianus DMKU3-1042 DNA, complete genome, chromosome 5 contains the following coding sequences:
- the HAK1 gene encoding high affinity potassium transporter, translating to MSTREGEYSSKYMVEEEDNSGVDSASAAPMETDIENYAEYSEKRPSKKATIASVAFLGYSSLGSIYGDIATSPLYTVPSIFSGSNLDVTENNLMGVVSCIFWLFTIVVIVKYTSLVLVYGPNDGEGGQIALYCKIAKCLRNGPVDQLMLQNKTQSEDQLLLSRYETTNSQTTSIFKHESSWLQNKSFRKWVGRVTLILCFLGCSMVISDGLLTPTTSVLSAMEGITVAVPSFHGKTMPTSVAILVVLFLAQVMGIGKITMLFSPIVALWFIVLLVIGGINIAAAPRIFKALNPVEAINLLRRQGKINIMGDVMLSITGVEAMFADVGHFSPLSVQLSLLLVVYPSLMICYLGQGAYLIKHPEQLSNVFYESIPGKSGQGFYWFVFVLAILATIIASQALILGVSSISKQLIAVGFLPKLKVIHKSASHSGRIFIPVVNFLLMIGVLVCCVGFKTSARVTAAYGLTVSMDLFITSLFMSIMFVCVQKFHVGIAVLFLCVFGSLECCLIGANLLKVPHGAWVPLMVSGALFIFLLVWRWCYTMKANREARDRISLTKLLQDCQQQITYSSNITGAGISQRIQEEDEGDDDDDDNDDDDDDVDEDAVANTQNTPDVRFSQPPQRRSSNKLDSTRPVIARPGSTHHVGSLDKIPRSNYVGIMFTDLATLLKHPASVPRLYKDLTKSFGAISRVFAFVGVHICNEPYVENEDRILVQKMQQDGFYRCIVRLGFMEAASDDEKKIEQLVSVLSMEEGINLHTIPVVEICSADQIIGKTLTEASIWKKSLYIARKFVIEYIYAPIYYSTERTNKEEENVVYFGKTVVI from the coding sequence ATGAGCACACGTGAAGGTGAATATTCATCGAAGTATAtggtggaagaagaagataattCCGGGGTGGACTCTGCATCAGCAGCCCCTATGGAAACTGACATTGAGAATTACGCTGAGTACAGCGAGAAAAGGCCTAGCAAGAAGGCTACCATTGCATCAGTTGCGTTTTTAGGTTATTCGAGTCTTGGGTCGATTTACGGTGACATTGCCACGTCGCCATTGTATACGGTGCCATCGATCTTCAGCGGTAGCAACCTCGATGTCACGGAGAATAACCTTATGGGTGTTGTTTCGTGTATCTTTTGGCTATTCACGATCGTTGTTATTGTGAAATACACCAGTCTTGTGCTAGTTTACGGTCCAAACGACGGTGAGGGTGGTCAAATTGCGTTGTACTGTAAGATTGCCAAGTGCTTGAGAAACGGTCCTGTTGACCAGCTCATGCTCCAAAACAAGACCCAGAGTGAGGACCAGTTGCTATTGTCTCGTTACGAAACTACCAACAGTCAAACCACCTCGATTTTCAAGCACGAAAGCTCTTGGCTTCAAAACAAGAGCTTCAGAAAGTGGGTTGGTCGTGTTACGTTGATTTTGTGCTTTTTGGGTTGTTCCATGGTTATCAGTGACGGTTTGTTGACCCCAACTACATCTGTTTTGAGTGCCATGGAAGGTATCACTGTTGCAGTGCCTTCTTTCCACGGCAAGACCATGCCTACCTCTGTTGCTATCCTTGTTGTGTTGTTCCTCGCTCAAGTTATGGGTATCGGTAAAATCACCATGCTGTTTTCTCCAATCGTCGCTCTATGGTTCATTGTCCTATTGGTTATCGGTGGTATTAACATCGCTGCCGCCCCAAGAATCTTCAAGGCCTTGAACCCCGTTGAGGCAATCAACTTGTTGCGTCGTCAAGGAAAAATTAACATCATGGGTGACGTTATGTTGTCCATCACCGGTGTGGAAGCCATGTTCGCCGATGTGGGTCACTTCTCGCCATTGTCGGTTCAACTCTCCTTGCTCTTGGTCGTTTACCCAAGTTTGATGATCTGCTACTTGGGTCAAGGTGCATACTTGATCAAACACCCTGAGCAATTGTCCAACGTCTTTTACGAGAGTATCCCAGGTAAGAGCGGTCAAGGATTCTACTGGTTTGTGTTCGTGTTGGCTATCTTGGCCACCATTATCGCCTCCCAGGCCTTGATCTTGGGTGTCTCCTCTATCTCCAAACAATTAATTGCTGTCGGGTTCCTACCGAAGCTAAAGGTGATCCACAAGTCTGCTTCCCACAGCGGCAGAATCTTCATTCCAGTGgtgaacttcttgttgatgatcGGTGTCTTGGTGTGCTGTGTCGGTTTCAAGACCAGTGCCAGAGTCACTGCTGCTTACGGTTTGACCGTCTCCATGGATTTATTCATCACCTCTCTATTCATGTCTATCATGTTTGTGTGCGTGCAAAAGTTCCATGTCGGTATTGCTGTGCTCTTCTTGTGCGTGTTCGGTTCCCTCGAGTGCTGTTTGATCGGTGCTAACTTGCTCAAGGTGCCACATGGTGCTTGGGTTCCTCTAATGGTGAGCGGTGCATTGttcatcttcctcttggTATGGCGCTGGTGTTATACCATGAAGGCTAACCGCGAGGCCCGCGACAGAATTTCTTTGACAAAGCTATTGCAAGATTGCCAACAGCAAATTACTtacagcagcaacatcaCCGGCGCTGGTATCTCACAACGCATTCAAGAGGAAGACGAgggtgatgatgatgatgatgacaacgacgatgacgatgacgatgtCGATGAAGACGCTGTAGCAAACACACAAAACACTCCGGATGTCCGTTTCTCACAGCCACCTCAAAGACGTAGCTCTAATAAGTTAGACTCTACTAGACCAGTCATCGCTAGACCAGGCTCCACCCACCACGTTGGTTCTCTAGACAAAATCCCAAGATCAAACTACGTCGGTATCATGTTCACTGACTTGGCCACTTTGCTAAAACATCCAGCAAGTGTCCCACGTCTATACAAAGACTTGACCAAAAGCTTCGGCGCCATCTCAAGAGTCTTCGCTTTTGTCGGTGTACACATCTGTAACGAGCCATACGTCGAAAACGAAGACCGTATCTTGGTCCAAAAAATGCAACAGGACGGTTTCTACCGTTGTATTGTTAGACTAGGTTTCATGGAAGCAGCATCAGAtgacgaaaagaaaatcgaaCAGCTAGTTAGTGTCTTGAGTATGGAAGAAGGTATCAACTTGCATACCATTCCAGTCGTTGAAATCTGCAGTGCAGACCAAATCATCGGTAAAACCTTGACAGAAGCATCCATCTGGAAGAAATCCTTGTACATTGCCAGGAAATTTGTCATCGAATACATCTACGCTCCAATATACTACAGTACTGAGAGGACTAACaaggaagaggaaaatgTCGTGTACTTCGGTAAAACCGTCGTCATCTAA